Part of the Arthrobacter globiformis genome is shown below.
CTTCTGCCCGCCGAGACTGAGGTCTACGCGCAGCTGGAGTCGGGCCAGGAGGCACTGGACCTCGTGGAAAAGCACCCCACGTCGTCGCTGTTGTGGGCCGTGCTGGCCGAGGAGGCGTGGTCGGAAGGCCGCACCATCGATTCCTATGCCTATGCGCGGGTCGGCTACCACCGTGGCCTGGACTCGCTCCGCCGCAACGGCTGGCGGGGCGTCGGGCCCATCCCGTGGGAGCACGAGCCCAACCGCGGCTTCCTGCGGGCGCTTTACTCGCTGGGCCGCGCCTCCGCCGCCATCAACGAGGCGGAGGAGCCCCAGCGCATCGAGAAGTTCCTCAACGACTCGGACCCCGTGGCCAAAGCTGCCATCGAGGGCAAGTAATACAACTGAGTTAAATACGACGGCGGGCGGTCACCTTCTCCTGGAAGGTGACCGCCCGCCGTCGTTGATGGGGCCGAACCGCTGCTCAAGCCGGTCCGCTGGCGAGCTTGTCGAGACCCGGATGTGGGGCCTGATATCGGCAAGCTCAATCAGCGGAGGTTATGCTTCACCGACGCTTAGCTGGCGGCCTTCGCCAGGCCGGTGCGGGCCATCGCGTCGGCGTAGGCAACCTGCATCTCGTCGAGGTACTGCTTCTGCCGCTCGGGGCTTCCTGCGAAGGAGCGGCCGCTCAGCGAACGGACCTTGTAGGTCTTGAGCCCCCGGCGCCAGAGCAGCGGAACCTCGGTCTTGAGCAGCAGGCCGGCGAGGCGGTTGGCCTCGGTGCCGTGGGCCACGATGACCGAGGCGCGGGGGACCAGTGCCAGAAATTTCAGCAGCGGCTTGAGGCCGGCCTGAATCTGGTCGGGGGGTGAACTTGCCGTTCGGCTCATCCCCCGTGTGCCACGGGTGGACGTTCCACGGCATGATGTACTCCGGCCGCAGGCCCAGCTTCCACTGGAGGCCCAGCATGCGGGTGGCAGCATCGTCGTCGCCCGGCATGATGAAGCCGGTGGGCGATGCCGCGCCGATGTTGGAGAAGAGGCTAATGATGCGGCATTCGTCGACGTCGTGCGCGGGGTCGACGTACGGCACCTGGGTGCCCGGCTTGGTGCTCTGCAATGTATCGCAGAGCTCATTGACAGCGGCAACGTTGGGCTCGTAACGGCGCCTCAGAAGCTGTTCATGGAAAGATTCGGTAGCCAGGGCTGTCATGTGGTGGTGTGTCTCCTGCAGGTGGGTCGCGCTGCCGCGCCGCAGGGCCGGCACGCCGCAGGCATGCCGAGTGCGGCGTGATTTGAAAT
Proteins encoded:
- a CDS encoding DUF3151 domain-containing protein — translated: MSDEFRKNLMGPEPTLLPAETEVYAQLESGQEALDLVEKHPTSSLLWAVLAEEAWSEGRTIDSYAYARVGYHRGLDSLRRNGWRGVGPIPWEHEPNRGFLRALYSLGRASAAINEAEEPQRIEKFLNDSDPVAKAAIEGK